One Jeotgalibaca porci genomic region harbors:
- a CDS encoding sensor histidine kinase — translation MKRTIKWQLLLSFVSLSFILVGTFSWITLNLMESHFEDYVRERQESELTAYQTELENFYQKTGTWADAPPTIQNIGRDALQKGIILKVYDHAGNQVWGPSPSEEEESKNRIQTHLLHMEQIMGDIESGYVQTIVPLGSETDPIGSLEVQSVGPFAYTEHDALFLADMRNNLIFVAIGSLIISLFFALLIARKLSSPIVRIQNFTTEIAKGHYSHLAIEETGIQEIDSLLDSVDELSGQLQRQQEIRNRLSSDIAHEIRTPLTTLKGNIEAMIDGVWEVSEERLYHCYEEVNRIARLIGQIDRINEIESHESQLQKSSFDLLELTQQVAGTFQALLIEKGIECAINGEAVLISADRDKIHQVVTNLLYNAIKFTPSGGHIDLQVSQISGAASFKITDTGQGIPPNEINQVFERFYMAEPSRNRKLGGQGIGLSIVKGIVNAHHGTISVESTYGKGTTFVVSLPLESHIKA, via the coding sequence ATGAAGCGAACCATTAAATGGCAACTCTTGCTCTCGTTTGTTTCTCTGTCCTTTATCTTAGTGGGGACCTTCAGCTGGATAACACTAAACTTAATGGAAAGCCACTTCGAAGACTATGTGCGCGAAAGGCAAGAATCAGAGTTAACAGCATACCAGACTGAGTTAGAAAACTTCTATCAGAAAACGGGTACTTGGGCAGATGCCCCTCCAACAATCCAAAATATTGGACGCGATGCTCTCCAGAAAGGCATCATCCTAAAAGTATATGACCACGCTGGCAACCAAGTATGGGGCCCCTCTCCCTCAGAGGAAGAAGAGTCAAAAAATAGGATTCAAACCCACCTCCTACATATGGAGCAGATAATGGGCGATATAGAGAGTGGCTACGTGCAGACAATCGTTCCCCTCGGTAGCGAAACAGACCCAATCGGTTCTCTCGAAGTGCAATCCGTTGGACCTTTCGCTTACACGGAACATGATGCGTTATTCCTTGCCGATATGAGGAACAACTTGATTTTTGTAGCGATTGGGTCCCTAATTATCTCCTTATTTTTCGCGTTATTGATTGCCAGAAAATTGAGTTCACCAATCGTCAGAATACAGAATTTTACGACGGAAATTGCGAAGGGGCACTACAGTCACCTGGCGATTGAGGAAACAGGGATTCAGGAAATTGACAGCCTCTTGGATTCCGTGGATGAATTGTCTGGGCAACTCCAACGCCAACAAGAGATTCGTAACCGCCTTTCCTCTGACATCGCACATGAAATCAGGACACCATTGACGACTTTGAAAGGCAATATTGAGGCCATGATTGACGGGGTCTGGGAAGTATCGGAAGAACGCCTCTACCACTGTTACGAGGAAGTTAACCGCATTGCCCGCCTGATTGGACAAATTGATCGGATCAATGAAATTGAAAGCCATGAAAGCCAGCTGCAGAAGTCATCCTTTGATTTGCTAGAACTTACGCAACAAGTTGCCGGCACCTTTCAAGCTTTGTTGATTGAGAAGGGCATTGAATGTGCCATTAACGGAGAAGCGGTTTTAATTTCTGCTGATCGAGATAAGATTCATCAAGTGGTAACTAATCTCTTGTACAATGCAATTAAATTTACCCCTTCCGGTGGCCACATTGATCTTCAGGTTTCCCAAATTAGTGGCGCAGCTTCCTTTAAGATAACCGATACCGGTCAAGGAATCCCTCCAAATGAAATCAATCAAGTTTTTGAAAGGTTCTATATGGCTGAACCCTCTAGGAACAGGAAACTGGGTGGCCAAGGGATTGGTTTATCGATTGTTAAAGGAATTGTGAACGCCCACCATGGGACCATCTCTGTCGAAAGCACATACGGAAAAGGAACGACTTTTGTTGTCAGTCTTCCGCTAGAAAGCCACATAAAAGCATAA
- a CDS encoding TIGR01906 family membrane protein, whose translation MISLFILSLSIAVTINFTPLYSFDIDYLEITETLKMPKEQISTNYRILLNYLNMPWIAELNMPDFPSSARGLFHFVEVKKLFALDYLILLFSGVGTFGFVRYLNRRQQSWQLLLYFRRGTLIPLAILLALLVSFDTLFVLFHQVFFNNDAWLFNPATDPIILALPAEFFMHSFLLAFGLIEVFLILGYFTTKYRISAPSR comes from the coding sequence ATGATTTCGCTTTTCATCCTTTCCCTTTCCATCGCCGTCACCATCAACTTTACGCCGCTCTATTCGTTTGACATCGATTATTTGGAAATAACGGAAACGCTTAAAATGCCAAAGGAACAGATTTCAACAAATTACCGCATCCTCCTGAATTACCTGAATATGCCTTGGATAGCAGAACTTAACATGCCGGATTTTCCCAGTTCAGCGCGTGGGCTATTCCACTTTGTTGAAGTAAAAAAACTCTTTGCCTTAGATTACCTAATCCTATTGTTTTCCGGCGTAGGCACGTTTGGATTTGTGCGGTATCTGAATAGGAGACAACAATCTTGGCAGCTCCTGCTCTACTTCCGCCGGGGAACCCTTATTCCCCTTGCTATCCTTTTGGCTCTCCTGGTTAGCTTCGACACGCTGTTCGTGCTTTTTCATCAAGTTTTCTTTAACAATGACGCCTGGCTTTTCAATCCTGCTACGGATCCCATCATCTTAGCCTTACCGGCCGAGTTCTTTATGCACAGCTTCCTCTTGGCCTTTGGATTAATCGAGGTCTTCCTAATCCTGGGGTACTTCACTACTAAATATCGAATCTCTGCCCCAAGCCGTTGA
- a CDS encoding SHOCT domain-containing protein, with protein MMECWNSLTRGGMGSMMFMGIFWIILVIIVVYLFIKLVSDKGNRTVEKETPLEVLQKEFAKGNLTEEEYLKRKKHLE; from the coding sequence ATGATGGAATGTTGGAACAGCTTGACACGGGGCGGAATGGGGTCCATGATGTTTATGGGAATATTTTGGATCATCCTAGTGATTATTGTGGTGTATCTCTTCATTAAACTTGTTTCCGATAAGGGGAATCGGACGGTTGAAAAAGAAACGCCTTTGGAGGTCCTGCAAAAAGAGTTTGCCAAAGGAAACCTGACAGAAGAGGAATACCTGAAGCGTAAAAAGCACTTGGAGTAA
- a CDS encoding murein hydrolase activator EnvC family protein gives MDRKQLVKFISIPLLSSLLILPMDVNARSIEDLTQEKEQLEKQLQELDGESTSQQVKLDGLEARKEQLRTETIALQEKIDALTLQMAEQQIQLKNAAEKIKGLDKEIATLEERIAIRREKLQIQARSVQTNGNSNLVLKAVFNSDSLAEMVGNVSVINRIMGHNRDIMTEQKNDQMILQEKKAEAEDVKQELELLSANVEVARTNLVTQKGELENQIEQIAQEYELTEAEKEEIVQQQQAIIHSVSNLSDDMKEEQRRIADEEANKQRAEQEKAEKMAGEMVPESFFEESVPLEYTSADPTPSNPPEETIVNGAGFVAPSNGFISDSFGYRLHPITGEWKLHGGIDFAGSGPIVTAKKGTVLVAGYHSQWGYYVKLDHGNGIETLYAHMEAGSLKVAPGQDILQGQELGIMGTTGESTGVHLHFEVYENGTRVDPAPYLGL, from the coding sequence ATGGACAGAAAGCAGCTTGTCAAATTTATAAGTATCCCACTCTTATCGAGTTTGCTCATCCTTCCTATGGATGTAAATGCACGAAGTATTGAAGACCTGACACAAGAGAAAGAGCAGCTTGAGAAGCAACTGCAGGAATTAGATGGAGAAAGCACCAGCCAACAAGTAAAGTTGGATGGTTTAGAAGCAAGGAAGGAGCAGTTGCGAACAGAGACCATCGCACTTCAAGAAAAAATTGATGCGCTCACCTTACAAATGGCAGAGCAACAAATACAACTGAAAAATGCTGCGGAAAAAATAAAGGGGCTGGACAAGGAAATAGCTACCCTGGAGGAACGGATTGCGATTAGGAGAGAAAAACTCCAAATCCAAGCACGATCCGTTCAAACAAATGGCAACTCAAATCTCGTTCTAAAGGCAGTCTTTAATTCCGATAGTTTAGCAGAAATGGTAGGGAACGTGAGCGTCATCAATCGTATCATGGGCCACAACAGGGACATCATGACAGAACAAAAAAATGATCAAATGATCCTACAAGAGAAAAAAGCAGAGGCGGAAGACGTGAAGCAAGAGCTGGAATTACTGAGTGCGAATGTGGAAGTGGCAAGAACCAACCTCGTGACCCAGAAGGGAGAGTTGGAAAACCAAATCGAACAGATTGCACAAGAGTATGAACTAACGGAAGCCGAAAAGGAAGAAATCGTGCAGCAGCAGCAAGCTATCATTCATTCGGTGAGCAACTTATCCGATGACATGAAGGAAGAACAACGCCGCATTGCGGATGAGGAGGCAAACAAACAAAGAGCGGAACAAGAGAAAGCTGAAAAGATGGCGGGAGAAATGGTTCCTGAAAGTTTCTTTGAAGAGAGTGTTCCGCTGGAATATACCTCGGCCGATCCGACGCCTTCCAATCCGCCTGAAGAGACGATCGTCAATGGGGCTGGATTTGTTGCTCCTAGTAATGGATTTATATCAGATTCCTTTGGCTATAGGCTCCACCCCATAACCGGGGAATGGAAGTTACATGGCGGGATTGATTTCGCAGGATCCGGACCCATTGTAACGGCTAAAAAGGGAACGGTTTTAGTGGCTGGCTATCACAGTCAATGGGGATACTATGTCAAATTAGATCATGGAAACGGCATTGAAACCCTCTATGCTCACATGGAGGCAGGAAGTCTTAAAGTCGCACCTGGTCAGGACATCCTTCAAGGCCAGGAGCTAGGGATAATGGGCACAACGGGAGAGTCGACCGGCGTCCACCTTCATTTTGAGGTATATGAGAATGGGACACGTGTAGATCCGGCTCCTTATTTGGGATTATAA
- a CDS encoding response regulator transcription factor has translation MKILIVDDEASILDIVEAYLSAKGYQVFRALSGNEALTKVDVVQPDLIVLDLMLPVLSGLEVCKKIRDSSTVPIIMLTAKTAERDILEGLSLGADDYITKPFSPKELVARVETVLRRVQPEYREEKWSFEEGLLVIYPDRKQVFKQGEEIILTPTEYALLALLASHPKRLFSREQLLDAVKGLDFDGTDRVIDTHIKNIRQKIEDDTRNPYFILTAYGTGYRFGGQK, from the coding sequence GTGAAGATTTTAATTGTGGACGACGAAGCAAGCATTCTGGATATCGTGGAAGCCTATTTGAGTGCAAAAGGCTATCAAGTGTTTCGCGCTTTGAGCGGAAACGAGGCTTTAACAAAGGTTGATGTTGTCCAACCTGACTTGATTGTGTTGGATCTCATGCTGCCTGTTTTATCTGGCCTCGAAGTCTGTAAAAAAATAAGGGACTCCTCCACTGTACCGATTATCATGTTGACTGCGAAAACAGCCGAAAGAGATATCTTGGAAGGGTTAAGCCTGGGGGCTGATGACTACATCACAAAACCATTCAGCCCGAAAGAGCTGGTTGCTCGGGTCGAAACCGTTTTACGCCGTGTCCAACCAGAATACCGAGAAGAAAAGTGGTCTTTCGAAGAAGGTTTGCTGGTTATCTACCCGGATCGAAAACAAGTGTTCAAACAAGGTGAAGAAATCATTTTGACCCCGACCGAGTATGCTTTATTAGCCCTTCTGGCCTCACATCCAAAGCGCCTATTTTCACGGGAACAGCTGCTGGACGCTGTGAAAGGACTCGATTTTGATGGAACGGATCGGGTGATCGATACCCACATCAAAAATATCCGTCAAAAAATTGAGGACGACACGCGCAACCCCTACTTCATCTTAACCGCATATGGAACGGGGTATCGATTTGGTGGTCAAAAATGA
- a CDS encoding JAB domain-containing protein, whose product MAEKINTVTRKETITEIVRVKQVVMERPIAYTEGITSTERAGRLGIDEIGDEAQEVVLILILNTKNQINAIHRVFTGSLNTSVAHPREIFRSALLNNGARIILYHNHPSSDLLTIV is encoded by the coding sequence ATGGCTGAAAAAATAAATACGGTAACTAGAAAAGAAACAATCACGGAAATTGTCCGAGTGAAACAGGTCGTGATGGAAAGACCCATAGCCTATACCGAAGGCATTACCTCAACAGAGAGGGCCGGACGACTAGGTATCGATGAAATCGGGGACGAAGCGCAAGAAGTGGTGCTTATCCTCATTCTGAATACCAAAAACCAAATCAATGCCATTCATCGGGTTTTTACCGGCAGCTTGAATACGAGCGTCGCCCACCCCAGAGAAATTTTCAGAAGTGCCCTTCTCAATAATGGCGCACGTATTATCCTTTATCATAACCACCCCAGTTCAGACCTCTTAACCATAGTATAA
- a CDS encoding adhesion protein, with protein sequence MESIIFVVLMVVGHMLMMFLMPGMHGGHNHKGHDHTGDAEDKKRLEDEIQQLREELSDTKARLNQSEW encoded by the coding sequence ATGGAATCAATTATATTTGTGGTACTGATGGTGGTTGGACACATGCTCATGATGTTTCTCATGCCTGGTATGCATGGCGGTCATAACCATAAAGGACATGACCATACCGGCGACGCGGAGGATAAAAAGCGTCTGGAAGATGAAATCCAGCAATTAAGGGAAGAGCTGAGTGACACGAAAGCCCGATTAAACCAAAGCGAATGGTAA
- a CDS encoding NusG domain II-containing protein, producing the protein MITKYIKMVKPFDVVIVFLLIVLSFLPTVIFAVQQTNKDNNNVYAVISINGEEVDRFLLTGNEEHRLITYYPAPGKYNIVEIDGERIRNKEDNSPYQIAVRRDWIQSPGETSLNLPHRLLIEIVTENPEESDIDVMAQ; encoded by the coding sequence ATGATAACGAAGTACATAAAAATGGTAAAACCCTTTGATGTTGTTATTGTCTTCCTCCTTATTGTTTTGTCTTTTTTACCGACGGTTATCTTTGCAGTCCAACAGACGAATAAGGATAATAACAATGTTTACGCGGTTATCTCGATTAATGGCGAAGAGGTGGATCGTTTCCTGCTGACAGGAAATGAGGAACACAGACTCATTACCTACTATCCTGCACCCGGTAAATACAATATTGTCGAGATAGACGGCGAACGGATTCGAAATAAGGAAGACAACAGTCCGTACCAGATTGCGGTGCGAAGAGATTGGATTCAATCTCCTGGGGAGACGAGTCTCAATCTACCTCACCGATTATTAATTGAAATTGTAACTGAAAATCCAGAAGAGTCAGACATAGATGTGATGGCTCAGTGA
- the lgt gene encoding prolipoprotein diacylglyceryl transferase, whose translation MGTISRVALSFGPFTVYWYGVIIGAAMLLGINLASREGKNRGLEEDAIIDMMIWAIPTGLVGARIYYLLFEWQYYIQNPADIIAIWKGGIAIYGGLIAGGLAVYWFTKKKGIPFSLMLDILAPYVLLAQSIGRWGNFINQEAHGEAVTRTFLENLYLPKFIIDQMQINGTYYHPTFLYESLWSLLGFAIIIMLRNRKNLLRRGEVALSYVIWYSVGRFFIEGMRTDSLWMGDFLRVSQGLSLLLFVGAIAIWIYRRRDYPPKAYYLKGWKLK comes from the coding sequence ATGGGAACAATAAGTCGTGTCGCTCTATCATTTGGTCCATTTACCGTTTATTGGTATGGGGTGATCATCGGTGCAGCGATGTTGCTGGGCATTAACTTGGCTTCTAGAGAAGGCAAGAACCGGGGACTGGAAGAAGATGCAATTATCGATATGATGATATGGGCCATTCCCACAGGTCTTGTGGGAGCCCGTATCTATTATCTTCTATTCGAGTGGCAATATTATATCCAAAATCCGGCCGATATTATTGCTATCTGGAAAGGCGGCATCGCCATTTATGGCGGTTTGATTGCAGGGGGGCTGGCCGTGTACTGGTTCACGAAGAAAAAAGGGATCCCTTTTTCATTGATGCTCGATATACTGGCGCCCTATGTTCTGTTGGCGCAGTCCATTGGCCGATGGGGGAACTTTATCAACCAGGAGGCCCATGGGGAAGCAGTGACCCGCACCTTTTTGGAGAACCTTTACCTGCCAAAGTTTATTATTGATCAAATGCAAATTAATGGCACCTACTACCATCCGACATTCCTGTACGAGTCCTTGTGGAGCCTCTTAGGCTTTGCCATCATTATCATGTTGAGGAATCGGAAAAACTTGTTGCGACGAGGCGAAGTGGCCCTCAGCTATGTTATTTGGTATTCGGTGGGGCGCTTCTTTATCGAAGGTATGCGCACCGACAGTTTATGGATGGGTGATTTTTTAAGGGTGTCCCAAGGGTTGTCCCTCCTCTTGTTCGTTGGCGCCATCGCCATTTGGATTTACCGTAGAAGGGATTATCCGCCAAAAGCCTACTATCTAAAAGGATGGAAGCTGAAGTAA
- a CDS encoding heavy-metal-associated domain-containing protein produces MKKEVLIEGMKCEGCANTVQDRFAEIEGVESVKIDLANKKVTIESQSEILENRLVAALADTKYSLVK; encoded by the coding sequence ATGAAAAAAGAAGTATTGATTGAAGGTATGAAATGTGAAGGTTGTGCGAACACGGTGCAAGATAGATTTGCGGAAATTGAGGGAGTAGAATCTGTAAAAATCGATTTGGCTAATAAAAAAGTCACGATTGAAAGCCAATCCGAAATCTTAGAAAATAGATTAGTCGCTGCGCTAGCCGATACGAAATATTCGTTAGTGAAATAG
- a CDS encoding heavy metal translocating P-type ATPase → MNHSKMDHSKMDHSAMDHSQMDHSKMDHSKMDHSQMDHSEMDHGAMGGHAHHHHGSFKEIFLKSLPLGIAILLITPLMDIQLPFQIIFPYADVVAAVLATILYIYGGKPFYMGAKDEFNSKAPGMMSLITLGITVSYAYSVYAVAARYVTGEHVMDFFFEFATLLLIMLLGHWIEMKALGEAGDAQKALAELLPKDAHVVLEDDSIETRPVSDLQVGDVIRVQAGENVPADGIIIRGESRVNEALLTGESKPIEKNVKDQVIGGSTNGSGVLYVEVTETGDKSFISQVQSLISQAQSQPSRAENAAHKVAGWLFYIAVVVALIALLIWTIIADLPTAVIFTVTTLVIACPHALGLAIPLVVSRSTSLGASRGLLVKNREALELTTKADVMVLDKTGTLTTGEFKVLDVTVLSDKYSEEEITGLLAGIEAGSSHPIAQSIVNHAEAKGIKSVSFDSIEIVSGAGIEGEANGHHYQLISQKAYGKALRMDIPKGATLSILVENNEAIGAVALGDELKETSRNLIEVLKKYGIEPLMATGDNEEAAQGVAEILGIQYKANQSPEDKYNLVESMKNQGKTVIMVGDGVNDAPSLALADVGVAIGAGTQVALDSADVILTQSDPGDIESFIELANKTTRKMKQNLVWGAGYNFIAIPIAAGLLAPIGITLGPAFGAVLMSLSTVIVAINAMLLKLDPK, encoded by the coding sequence ATGAACCATAGCAAGATGGATCACAGCAAGATGGACCATAGTGCGATGGACCATAGTCAGATGGATCACAGCAAGATGGATCACAGCAAGATGGATCATAGTCAGATGGATCACAGTGAAATGGATCATGGCGCAATGGGAGGGCATGCCCACCACCATCACGGTAGCTTTAAAGAGATTTTCTTGAAGTCACTCCCATTAGGAATTGCAATCTTACTCATTACTCCTTTGATGGATATTCAGTTGCCTTTCCAAATTATCTTTCCTTATGCAGACGTTGTAGCAGCTGTATTGGCAACAATTCTATACATTTATGGCGGAAAACCATTCTACATGGGTGCGAAAGATGAGTTTAATTCAAAAGCTCCAGGCATGATGTCCTTGATTACTTTGGGAATAACGGTTTCTTATGCCTATAGTGTTTACGCAGTGGCCGCTCGCTATGTGACCGGAGAACATGTCATGGACTTCTTCTTTGAGTTTGCAACGTTACTTTTAATCATGTTATTAGGACACTGGATTGAAATGAAGGCATTGGGTGAAGCAGGGGATGCGCAAAAAGCTCTAGCAGAATTATTGCCAAAAGACGCTCATGTTGTATTAGAAGATGATTCGATTGAAACTCGTCCTGTGTCTGACCTTCAAGTTGGAGATGTTATCCGTGTTCAAGCAGGGGAAAATGTACCAGCTGATGGTATCATTATTCGCGGAGAATCCCGTGTCAATGAGGCTCTTTTAACAGGTGAATCTAAGCCAATCGAAAAGAATGTTAAAGATCAAGTCATTGGCGGATCAACAAATGGTAGTGGTGTCCTATATGTAGAAGTAACAGAAACAGGGGATAAGTCCTTTATCTCACAAGTACAATCATTAATTAGCCAAGCACAAAGCCAACCTTCTCGAGCAGAGAATGCGGCTCACAAAGTAGCTGGCTGGTTGTTCTACATTGCGGTTGTAGTAGCTTTAATCGCCCTACTAATCTGGACGATCATTGCGGATCTGCCTACAGCCGTTATCTTTACGGTGACTACGTTAGTTATTGCCTGCCCACACGCTTTGGGTCTTGCTATTCCCTTGGTAGTATCACGTAGTACTAGTTTGGGTGCAAGCCGAGGATTACTGGTTAAAAATAGAGAAGCTTTGGAATTAACTACTAAAGCGGATGTTATGGTATTGGATAAAACAGGTACTTTAACAACTGGTGAATTTAAAGTGTTGGACGTCACTGTTTTGAGTGATAAATATTCTGAAGAAGAAATTACAGGCTTGTTGGCGGGTATAGAGGCGGGCTCCAGTCACCCGATTGCCCAATCGATTGTGAACCACGCTGAAGCGAAAGGCATTAAGTCAGTTTCCTTTGACTCCATTGAAATCGTTTCGGGAGCAGGAATAGAAGGGGAGGCGAACGGCCACCACTATCAATTAATCAGCCAAAAGGCATACGGAAAAGCATTGCGTATGGATATTCCGAAAGGCGCTACTTTAAGTATCCTTGTAGAAAATAATGAAGCAATCGGCGCTGTCGCATTGGGAGATGAACTGAAAGAAACCAGCAGAAACTTGATCGAGGTGCTGAAAAAATACGGAATTGAACCACTCATGGCTACTGGTGATAACGAGGAAGCTGCACAAGGAGTTGCAGAAATTTTAGGTATTCAATACAAAGCCAATCAATCGCCAGAAGATAAATATAACTTGGTAGAATCAATGAAAAATCAAGGTAAAACAGTCATCATGGTTGGTGACGGCGTTAATGATGCACCTTCTCTAGCGCTGGCAGACGTAGGGGTTGCAATAGGGGCGGGAACGCAAGTAGCTTTGGATTCTGCGGATGTTATTCTTACTCAGTCTGATCCAGGAGACATTGAATCCTTTATCGAGTTAGCAAACAAGACGACACGTAAAATGAAACAAAACTTGGTATGGGGAGCAGGCTACAATTTTATCGCGATTCCAATCGCTGCTGGGCTCCTCGCTCCGATCGGAATTACCTTGGGCCCGGCCTTCGGCGCCGTCCTCATGTCCTTATCGACCGTTATTGTTGCGATCAATGCCATGCTTTTGAAATTAGACCCTAAATAA
- a CDS encoding multicopper oxidase family protein, translating into MRKQTAVTLLAISILLLAVVSFVLVRQIDTGTSGLFPSQSGRMPEMGMNPNMGMGGEVTTELVTSTEKEKELALPPLLEGTLSPDGSISYTIVAQEGSTQLKEGNPTQTYGYNGSLLGPVIRIRSGQKVNIQTENSMDVSTSFHWHGLKVPSNVDGGPHNPIEPGEAANLQFTVNQGASTLWFHPHAEGIAGEQVYEGLAGLIYIEDENSDTLPLPKEYGINDFPVVIQDRFFERDNQLDYARAYNPDGTYGDTLVVNGTINSYIEVKNEKVRLRLLNGSNARNYQFRLSDNSTFYQIASDGGFLNEPIPMENLQLVPGERAEIIVDLSSYSTGEKIKLMEENVPVLALTITEETTEEPTEEPSSLPTTLNIISKGDDTGNPDKVITFSGMGHMVAIDGKRFDMERVDLRAKVGTTEVWEIDNAPDMMGGMIHPFHLHGVQFKVLSRNGNPPPANEQGWKDTIALYPGDSVRIEVTFPEKGIFMYHCHILEHEDNGMMGQVLVE; encoded by the coding sequence ATGAGAAAGCAGACCGCAGTCACCCTTTTAGCGATTTCGATACTGTTACTCGCTGTCGTCTCTTTCGTTTTGGTCAGACAAATAGATACTGGTACATCCGGGCTATTTCCCAGCCAAAGTGGTAGAATGCCAGAAATGGGAATGAATCCGAACATGGGCATGGGCGGAGAAGTCACAACCGAGTTGGTCACCTCTACGGAAAAGGAGAAGGAACTCGCTCTTCCCCCTCTCCTGGAAGGAACCCTTTCTCCAGACGGCAGCATTTCCTACACGATCGTGGCGCAGGAAGGAAGCACGCAACTGAAAGAAGGCAACCCTACCCAAACGTATGGCTATAACGGCTCCCTATTAGGCCCCGTTATCCGCATCCGAAGCGGCCAAAAAGTTAATATCCAGACGGAAAACTCAATGGACGTGAGTACCTCCTTCCATTGGCATGGTTTGAAGGTTCCCTCCAACGTGGACGGCGGCCCCCACAATCCCATCGAACCAGGAGAAGCGGCTAATCTTCAGTTCACCGTAAACCAGGGGGCCTCCACGCTCTGGTTCCACCCGCATGCGGAGGGCATAGCGGGAGAACAAGTTTATGAAGGGCTGGCAGGTCTCATCTACATTGAAGACGAGAACTCGGATACTTTGCCCCTTCCCAAAGAGTACGGAATCAATGATTTCCCAGTAGTCATCCAAGACCGCTTCTTCGAGCGGGATAACCAACTGGACTATGCCAGAGCCTACAACCCTGACGGGACATACGGGGATACCTTGGTGGTGAATGGGACCATTAACTCTTATATTGAGGTTAAGAATGAAAAAGTCCGCCTGCGTCTCCTCAATGGCTCCAATGCTCGGAACTATCAATTCCGTTTGTCAGATAACAGTACCTTCTACCAAATCGCTTCGGATGGCGGCTTCCTGAATGAGCCTATCCCTATGGAGAACCTGCAACTGGTTCCGGGAGAACGTGCGGAAATTATTGTTGATTTAAGCAGCTACTCTACTGGAGAGAAAATCAAATTAATGGAAGAAAATGTTCCCGTCCTGGCTCTTACTATCACAGAGGAGACCACAGAAGAACCCACAGAAGAACCCTCTTCCCTGCCAACTACCTTAAATATCATTTCTAAAGGGGATGATACGGGTAACCCGGATAAAGTAATCACCTTCAGTGGTATGGGGCACATGGTGGCAATTGATGGGAAACGATTTGACATGGAGCGAGTGGATTTGCGGGCAAAGGTAGGAACCACAGAAGTGTGGGAAATCGACAATGCCCCCGACATGATGGGCGGCATGATTCATCCCTTCCATCTTCACGGTGTCCAATTCAAGGTACTGAGCCGGAACGGCAATCCCCCTCCTGCGAATGAACAGGGTTGGAAAGACACCATCGCACTTTATCCAGGCGATAGCGTCAGGATTGAAGTCACATTCCCAGAAAAGGGGATTTTTATGTACCATTGCCATATCCTAGAGCACGAAGACAATGGCATGATGGGTCAAGTTTTAGTAGAATGA